Proteins from one Streptomyces genisteinicus genomic window:
- the modA gene encoding molybdate ABC transporter substrate-binding protein, with protein MSLALTGRRAVAAVFTAALLVPLAACGSDGGAESAGGSTASGVDLTVLAAASLTDVFKTAGAAYEKAHPGTEITFSFAGSQELVSQVSQGSPADALVTADTKSMDKVKGETGTPVVIAKNRLVIATGEGNPHKVGALKDLADPGLKVVLAAPEVPAGKYSKQILDAQGLTVRPVSQEPSVRAVLSKVELGEADAGLVYRTDADSAPDKVDAVDIPDAQNAVAEYPAATLKESRHAEAAAAFVAWLSSPEGQKILRDAGFQAP; from the coding sequence ATGTCCCTCGCCCTCACCGGACGGCGCGCCGTCGCGGCCGTGTTCACCGCGGCACTCCTCGTGCCCCTGGCCGCCTGCGGCAGCGACGGCGGCGCCGAAAGCGCCGGCGGTTCCACGGCCTCCGGCGTCGATCTGACGGTCCTCGCCGCGGCCTCGCTCACCGACGTGTTCAAGACGGCCGGCGCCGCCTACGAGAAGGCCCACCCCGGCACGGAGATCACGTTCTCCTTCGCCGGCTCCCAGGAGCTCGTCTCCCAGGTCTCCCAGGGATCACCCGCCGACGCGCTGGTCACCGCCGACACGAAGAGCATGGACAAGGTGAAGGGCGAGACCGGCACCCCGGTGGTCATCGCGAAGAACCGCCTCGTCATCGCCACCGGCGAGGGCAACCCCCACAAGGTCGGCGCGCTGAAGGACCTCGCGGACCCCGGTCTCAAGGTCGTCCTCGCCGCGCCCGAGGTCCCCGCGGGCAAGTACAGCAAGCAGATCCTCGACGCCCAGGGCCTCACGGTCCGGCCGGTGTCCCAGGAACCCAGCGTGCGCGCCGTGCTGAGCAAGGTCGAACTCGGCGAGGCCGACGCCGGACTCGTCTACCGGACCGATGCCGACAGCGCCCCGGACAAGGTCGACGCGGTGGACATCCCCGACGCGCAGAACGCCGTGGCCGAGTATCCCGCCGCCACCCTGAAGGAATCACGGCACGCCGAGGCGGCCGCCGCCTTCGTCGCCTGGCTGTCGTCGCCCGAGGGCCAGAAGATCCTCCGCGACGCGGGCTTCCAGGCCCCGTAG